A genomic segment from Actinoplanes sichuanensis encodes:
- a CDS encoding DUF5682 family protein produces MTSPFDPLRDQLLGAAESLADGPAALPEILAGIVDDVDHALREPLEIFPVCHHSPASALAMLRRLREKQPKVIYLELCEDLQPLLTELRNCRLPVALQAFASELDGFPKESAPLSVIAPITESSAEYQAISYALDTPGVELVLVDRSTDHVFQWQPDVSSPADTPEPEDDLHGDAVGVEIGDLRPRFAELEEHLLHHGRVRHWSEWWDQYVEQPLAGADHETYRQVMVLIGSLFRRLAPHDTKRYASDEDRERYMWTRIREHLGRSGADPADCLYICGAFHAASRVAEAGSAPGTPDFAITPRTGTTWLYGLIPSSHSAIESQFGLAPGSVSIAATTWQKQLLKLRLTPFRLEGQKGARKTKKALPLPAASNGPVVDHLTGYLAGPPVLDGLDEEELRGWCVDIVRLARRNGYLASTADAIAVFETSVLLAGMRGRVRPTPYDFQDAAVTCIEKDTVPGRRDVRRLCEILLGGDRIGQVGYEALPPLARDVYDRLAPLELDLEQRSIQRALLDLSARPELAGCSQLLWMLRYLLPDQAVRPIMGSRKLGERHIQESWDLDLGRNQRAVIELGYEGVTVEQVLEQRLRRDAWDPKATAATALKAVENSLLFLESPRLTDELGARAIELLAAERTVDDAPDVLRRIRRLLGHYRATAPVLPGWCGRFVTEGYAHYCTLLPTAFVEEETGVRQVGAMLGFLFSMESLALSLGCDRTQLEIAVRQSHPESPAKIALLWAALHQLGVLPLTDLRVRVGELLGNPLVVPSFPQYVSGFVQALEPVPRLAPFVVETLSQAFARLPDPVLLPWLPNLITTLKQQAAELVPVLTREAGRTFPGSLAALDSWTAPWNAPPRARPSAGPGDAAGLSGPSGPAGAAAALLAANPAAADAVATMLGCEGGWTPLTTETGGDAAVVGLLTAYPATAEAVAELIGA; encoded by the coding sequence GTGACCAGCCCTTTCGACCCGCTCCGAGATCAGCTGCTGGGTGCGGCCGAGTCCCTGGCGGACGGGCCGGCCGCGCTGCCGGAGATTCTCGCCGGGATCGTCGACGATGTCGACCACGCGCTGCGCGAGCCGCTGGAGATCTTCCCGGTCTGCCACCACTCACCGGCCTCGGCGCTGGCCATGCTCCGACGGCTGCGGGAGAAACAGCCGAAGGTGATCTACCTGGAGCTCTGCGAGGACCTCCAGCCGCTGCTGACCGAGCTGCGCAACTGCCGACTGCCGGTGGCGTTGCAGGCCTTCGCCTCCGAGCTGGACGGCTTCCCCAAGGAGTCGGCGCCGCTCTCGGTGATCGCGCCGATCACCGAGTCGTCCGCCGAGTACCAGGCGATCTCGTACGCCCTGGACACTCCGGGTGTCGAGCTGGTCCTGGTCGACAGGTCCACCGACCACGTCTTCCAGTGGCAGCCCGACGTGTCGTCACCGGCGGACACCCCGGAACCGGAGGACGATCTGCACGGCGACGCGGTCGGGGTGGAGATCGGTGACCTGCGACCCCGATTCGCCGAGCTGGAGGAGCACCTGCTGCACCACGGCCGGGTGCGGCACTGGTCGGAGTGGTGGGACCAGTATGTGGAGCAGCCGCTCGCCGGGGCCGACCACGAGACGTACCGGCAGGTCATGGTGCTGATCGGCAGCCTGTTCCGGCGGCTCGCCCCACACGACACGAAACGCTATGCCAGTGACGAGGACCGGGAACGATACATGTGGACCCGGATCCGCGAGCACCTCGGCCGGTCCGGCGCCGATCCGGCCGACTGCCTGTACATCTGCGGGGCGTTCCACGCGGCGAGCCGGGTGGCTGAGGCGGGTTCGGCGCCCGGCACCCCGGACTTCGCGATCACCCCGCGGACCGGGACGACGTGGCTCTACGGGCTGATCCCGTCCAGCCACTCGGCGATCGAGTCACAGTTCGGGCTGGCGCCCGGTTCGGTGTCGATCGCCGCCACCACCTGGCAGAAACAGCTGCTGAAACTGCGGCTCACCCCGTTCCGGCTGGAGGGGCAGAAAGGCGCCCGGAAGACGAAGAAGGCGCTGCCGCTGCCGGCCGCTTCGAATGGACCGGTCGTCGACCACCTCACCGGCTATCTGGCCGGGCCGCCGGTGCTCGACGGGCTCGACGAGGAGGAACTGCGCGGCTGGTGCGTCGACATCGTCCGGCTCGCCCGTCGTAACGGCTATCTCGCCAGCACAGCCGACGCGATCGCGGTGTTCGAGACGTCGGTGCTGCTGGCCGGGATGCGCGGGCGGGTACGGCCGACGCCGTACGACTTCCAGGACGCCGCGGTCACCTGCATCGAGAAGGACACCGTGCCCGGCCGCCGGGACGTGCGGCGACTCTGCGAGATCCTGCTCGGCGGTGACCGGATCGGGCAGGTCGGCTACGAGGCGCTGCCACCGCTGGCCCGGGACGTCTACGACCGGTTGGCCCCACTCGAGCTCGACCTCGAACAGCGCAGCATCCAGCGCGCGCTGCTCGACCTGTCCGCCCGGCCCGAGCTGGCCGGATGCTCGCAGCTGCTCTGGATGTTGCGGTATCTGCTGCCCGACCAGGCGGTTCGCCCGATCATGGGCAGCCGCAAGCTCGGTGAAAGACACATCCAGGAGAGTTGGGACCTCGATCTGGGCCGTAACCAGCGGGCCGTCATCGAGCTCGGCTACGAGGGCGTCACCGTCGAGCAGGTGCTGGAGCAGCGCCTACGCCGTGACGCCTGGGATCCGAAGGCGACCGCCGCCACCGCGCTCAAAGCGGTGGAGAACTCGCTGCTCTTCCTGGAGAGCCCGCGGCTCACCGACGAGCTGGGGGCGCGTGCGATCGAGCTGCTGGCAGCCGAGCGGACCGTCGACGACGCTCCGGACGTGCTGCGCCGGATCCGTCGGCTGCTCGGGCACTACCGGGCCACCGCGCCGGTGCTGCCCGGATGGTGCGGGCGGTTCGTCACCGAGGGGTACGCCCACTACTGCACCCTGCTGCCGACCGCCTTCGTCGAGGAGGAGACCGGGGTGCGGCAGGTCGGCGCGATGCTCGGCTTCCTGTTCAGCATGGAGAGCCTGGCCCTGTCGCTGGGCTGTGACCGCACCCAGCTGGAGATCGCGGTCCGGCAGTCGCACCCGGAGTCCCCGGCCAAGATCGCGCTGCTCTGGGCGGCGTTGCACCAGCTCGGCGTGCTTCCCTTGACCGACCTGCGGGTCCGGGTCGGTGAGCTGCTCGGCAACCCGCTGGTGGTGCCGTCCTTCCCGCAGTATGTGAGCGGGTTCGTGCAGGCGCTCGAACCGGTGCCGAGGCTGGCGCCGTTCGTGGTGGAGACCCTCTCCCAGGCGTTCGCGCGGCTGCCCGACCCGGTGTTGCTGCCCTGGCTGCCCAATCTGATCACCACGTTGAAACAGCAGGCGGCCGAGCTGGTGCCGGTGCTGACCCGGGAGGCCGGACGCACGTTCCCGGGATCGCTGGCCGCTCTGGACTCGTGGACCGCGCCGTGGAACGCCCCACCGCGCGCCCGGCCGTCGGCCGGACCGGGCGATGCGGCCGGACTCAGCGGGCCGTCCGGTCCGGCGGGTGCCGCGGCGGCGTTGCTGGCGGCCAACCCGGCCGCGGCGGACGCGGTGGCGACCATGCTCGGCTGCGAGGGCGGCTGGACGCCCCTGACCACCGAGACCGGCGGCGACGCGGCGGTGGTGGGGCTGCTCACGGCATACCCGGCCACCGCCGAGGCGGTAGCCGAGCTGATCGGCGCCTGA
- a CDS encoding carbohydrate binding domain-containing protein, whose protein sequence is MSRILRRVLAALCAVPLLLMTELPAAHAATTVTVYYQAPTSWTTVNIHYAPTGGSWTTVPGVAMSAYTGCSGWYEKELDLGTATGMQVVFNNGSGTWDNNSGANYSVGTGTVTISGGAVSSSVPCSTASNSATVYYKTAWTTTYLHYAPTGGSWTTVPGVVMNEEACTGWVRKTVSLGTATTWAATFNNGSGTWDNNSSKNYALGTGTSTVNGGVVTANAANPCETAPADTTAPTAPTALTATAAGTTVTLGWTASTDNVGVVGYRITRGSTVLSSSTTGYTDRGLSANTAYTYQVQALDAAGNLSTAASKTVTTGAADPAPAGGEMLGGDPRKDSIYFILTARFNDGDTTNNRGGSQHTKSGNAANDDPMFRGDFKGLVDKLDYIKGLGFSAIWITPVVLNRSDYDFHGYHGYDFYEVDPRLESNGASYQQLIDAAHAKGLKIYQDIVLNHTSRWGANGLYTPTVYGARDNDWKWFYSEKVAGKTYNPLEEHQGNDSTMTAAQNALAKGRPYNGDLWSSTAPAGNTCPNYGVATGGKSPEGFALYNCQWPQPTNKMFPSTLFHQCWIGNWEGEDARSCWLHEDLADLNTENAVVQDYLIGAYKKYIDMGVDGFRIDTAVHIPRVTWNRRFLPAFQEILTQKYGATKAKDFYIFGEVAAFVNDKWNRGSVNHSAQFFTWKERSTYSADDVTAAIEQFNYENNLGTGNQPTSTNAFLSGNNYHTPDYSKFSGMNIIDMRMHMNFSDANNAYWNGKDSDDSVNDATYNVVYVDSHDYGPNKSSTRYTGGTDAWAENMTLMWTFRGIPTLYYGSEIEFQAGKQIDCGPTCPLATTGRAYYGNQIAGSVTAGDYGVVSSASGQVATTLSQPLVKHLQRLNQIRRAVPALQMGQYSTEGVSGNMAYKRRYTANGVDSFALIAVSAGATFSGIPNGTYVDAVTGDTKTVTGGSLTIDLNAKGNLRVYVLSTSATPAPGKVGTATTYLK, encoded by the coding sequence GTGTCCCGAATACTCCGCAGAGTGCTGGCCGCGCTCTGCGCCGTACCCCTGCTTCTCATGACCGAACTGCCCGCCGCGCACGCGGCGACCACGGTGACCGTCTACTACCAGGCGCCCACGTCCTGGACGACTGTCAACATCCACTACGCGCCGACCGGCGGCTCCTGGACGACCGTGCCCGGCGTCGCGATGAGCGCCTACACCGGCTGTTCCGGCTGGTATGAGAAGGAACTCGACCTCGGTACCGCCACCGGCATGCAGGTCGTCTTCAACAACGGCTCGGGCACCTGGGACAACAACTCCGGAGCCAACTACAGCGTGGGTACGGGCACCGTCACGATCTCCGGTGGCGCGGTCAGCTCGTCCGTCCCGTGCAGCACGGCGAGCAACTCGGCCACGGTCTACTACAAGACCGCGTGGACGACGACATACCTGCACTACGCGCCGACCGGCGGCTCCTGGACCACGGTCCCCGGCGTGGTCATGAACGAGGAGGCCTGCACCGGCTGGGTCCGCAAGACGGTCAGCCTCGGCACCGCCACCACCTGGGCCGCCACCTTCAACAACGGCTCCGGAACCTGGGACAACAACTCAAGCAAGAACTACGCATTGGGTACGGGTACGAGCACCGTCAACGGCGGCGTCGTCACCGCGAACGCGGCGAACCCGTGTGAGACGGCCCCGGCCGACACCACGGCGCCGACCGCGCCGACCGCTCTGACCGCCACCGCGGCGGGCACCACGGTCACCCTCGGCTGGACCGCGTCCACCGACAACGTGGGTGTCGTCGGATACCGGATCACCCGGGGCAGCACCGTGCTGAGCAGCTCGACCACCGGGTACACCGACCGGGGCCTCAGCGCGAACACCGCCTACACGTACCAGGTGCAGGCGCTCGACGCGGCCGGCAACCTCTCCACCGCCGCCTCGAAGACCGTCACCACCGGCGCGGCCGACCCGGCTCCGGCCGGCGGCGAGATGCTCGGCGGCGACCCGCGCAAGGACAGCATCTACTTCATCCTCACCGCGCGGTTCAACGACGGCGACACCACCAACAACCGTGGTGGCAGCCAGCACACCAAATCGGGCAACGCGGCGAACGACGACCCGATGTTCCGTGGTGACTTCAAGGGCCTGGTCGACAAGCTCGACTACATCAAGGGCCTCGGCTTCTCCGCCATCTGGATCACGCCGGTCGTGCTGAACCGATCCGACTACGACTTCCACGGCTACCACGGCTACGACTTCTACGAGGTCGACCCGCGGCTGGAGTCCAACGGGGCGTCCTACCAGCAGCTGATCGACGCGGCCCACGCCAAGGGCCTCAAGATCTACCAGGACATCGTTCTCAACCACACCTCGCGGTGGGGCGCCAACGGCCTCTACACCCCGACCGTGTACGGCGCGCGGGACAACGACTGGAAGTGGTTCTACAGCGAGAAGGTCGCCGGCAAGACCTACAACCCGCTGGAGGAGCACCAGGGCAACGACTCCACGATGACCGCGGCGCAGAACGCGCTGGCCAAGGGCCGTCCCTACAACGGCGATCTGTGGAGCAGCACCGCGCCGGCCGGCAACACCTGCCCCAACTACGGGGTCGCGACCGGGGGCAAGAGCCCCGAGGGTTTCGCGCTCTACAACTGTCAGTGGCCGCAGCCGACCAACAAGATGTTCCCGTCGACGCTCTTCCACCAGTGCTGGATCGGCAACTGGGAGGGTGAGGACGCCCGGTCCTGCTGGCTGCACGAGGACCTCGCCGACCTGAACACCGAGAACGCTGTGGTCCAGGACTACCTGATCGGGGCGTACAAGAAGTACATCGACATGGGGGTGGACGGCTTCCGGATCGACACCGCCGTGCACATCCCCCGCGTCACCTGGAACCGCCGCTTCCTGCCGGCCTTCCAGGAGATCCTCACCCAGAAGTACGGCGCCACCAAGGCCAAGGACTTCTACATCTTCGGTGAGGTCGCGGCATTCGTGAATGACAAGTGGAACCGCGGCTCGGTCAACCACTCCGCCCAGTTCTTCACCTGGAAAGAGCGGTCGACCTACTCGGCCGACGACGTCACGGCGGCGATCGAACAATTCAACTACGAGAACAATCTGGGTACGGGCAACCAGCCGACCAGTACCAACGCGTTCCTGTCGGGCAACAACTACCACACGCCCGACTATTCGAAGTTCTCCGGCATGAACATCATCGACATGCGGATGCACATGAACTTCAGTGACGCCAACAACGCGTACTGGAACGGCAAGGACTCGGACGACTCGGTCAACGACGCCACCTACAACGTCGTCTACGTCGACTCGCACGACTACGGGCCGAACAAGTCGTCGACCCGCTACACCGGCGGCACCGACGCGTGGGCCGAGAACATGACGCTCATGTGGACGTTCCGCGGCATCCCGACCCTGTACTACGGGTCGGAGATCGAGTTCCAGGCCGGCAAGCAGATCGACTGCGGCCCGACCTGCCCGCTCGCCACCACCGGCCGTGCCTACTACGGCAACCAGATCGCCGGCAGCGTCACCGCCGGCGACTATGGAGTGGTCAGTTCGGCCAGTGGCCAGGTCGCCACCACGCTGTCCCAGCCGCTGGTCAAGCACCTGCAGCGGCTCAACCAGATCCGCCGGGCGGTCCCCGCCCTGCAGATGGGCCAGTACTCGACCGAGGGCGTCAGCGGCAACATGGCCTACAAGCGTCGCTACACCGCCAACGGGGTGGACAGCTTCGCGCTGATCGCGGTCTCGGCCGGCGCCACCTTCAGCGGCATCCCGAACGGCACCTACGTCGACGCGGTCACCGGCGACACCAAGACCGTCACCGGCGGCTCCCTGACCATCGACCTGAACGCCAAGGGCAACCTGCGCGTCTACGTCCTCTCGACGAGCGCCACCCCGGCGCCCGGCAAGGTCGGCACCGCCACCACCTATCTCAAGTAA
- a CDS encoding TetR/AcrR family transcriptional regulator, translating to MTGDRLTKAAVADRALRLADEEGLDAVTVRRLAKELGVTPMALYWHFKNKEELLLGMVDHLLTDVRADANTDDPWQKRLRRVVETVVGVMREHPSLPALLHSVDKTQTESFNRATNDTLALLADAGFTVEEGYWVATYLLNGCMGVVSGQPGCPPGVPADQEPEWRRQKRVQLEGMPAHRFPMMIRLAESYRDEPDMDRYYTFAVDLLIAGVEAMAPQR from the coding sequence GTGACCGGTGATCGACTGACCAAGGCCGCCGTGGCCGACCGCGCGCTCCGCCTCGCCGACGAGGAGGGGCTGGACGCGGTTACGGTCCGTCGCCTCGCCAAGGAGCTGGGCGTCACCCCGATGGCGCTCTACTGGCACTTCAAGAACAAGGAAGAGCTGCTCCTCGGCATGGTCGATCACCTGCTCACGGATGTGCGGGCCGATGCGAACACCGACGATCCCTGGCAGAAACGCCTACGCAGGGTCGTCGAGACGGTGGTCGGGGTGATGCGCGAGCACCCGTCCCTGCCGGCCCTGCTGCACTCGGTGGACAAGACGCAGACCGAGAGCTTCAACCGGGCGACCAACGACACACTGGCGCTGCTGGCCGACGCCGGGTTCACCGTCGAGGAGGGGTACTGGGTGGCCACGTACCTCTTGAACGGTTGCATGGGCGTGGTGAGCGGCCAGCCGGGCTGCCCGCCGGGCGTCCCGGCCGATCAGGAGCCGGAGTGGCGCCGGCAGAAACGGGTGCAACTGGAGGGCATGCCCGCTCACCGGTTCCCGATGATGATCCGGCTCGCCGAGTCCTATCGCGACGAGCCCGACATGGACCGTTACTACACCTTCGCCGTCGACCTGCTGATCGCCGGCGTGGAGGCGATGGCCCCCCAGCGATAG
- a CDS encoding MFS transporter, which translates to MEKNRRWWALVAVALGTFMTYLDNNVVNVALPSIQRDLGLSIAGLEWITSAYILVFAGLLLAGGRVADVLGTRLAFVAGLVIFTGASVAAGLADTQGLLIGARAVQGIGAALLAPASLALLQELFPDPKERATAIGIWGGVGALALAVGPFTGGVLSEHVSWGWIFLINLPIGVATLALTLVSVPRRPIRDGWSLRRLDPAGLASSSIGLFALTYALIEGDAEGWTSPLILGSFAVAAVSAVVFVLLQNRNVDAMMDLKFFRSRMFSGGLLAMGLWAFGVFGIYFYMAIYLQNVLGFTPTEAGAAFIPMALITAVGAVLAPRLEIRFGVARVTAFGLAVMAAAIAGIAGYGAGTTYGDLLPWFLLYGVGGGLLIPLNTVVVDALPPQRAGIASGMLNVSREVFGLLGVTVLGAILSNRTEAAGGDFLAGYQFALVVAAVLVAAGVPVSLWMLRRQAAATEREEEQALPARAVVN; encoded by the coding sequence ATGGAGAAGAATCGCCGGTGGTGGGCGCTGGTCGCGGTAGCGCTCGGCACCTTCATGACCTACCTCGACAACAACGTCGTCAACGTGGCGCTGCCGTCGATCCAGCGGGACCTGGGCCTCAGCATCGCCGGGCTCGAGTGGATCACCAGCGCGTACATCCTGGTCTTCGCCGGGCTGCTGCTCGCCGGAGGCCGCGTCGCAGACGTCCTCGGCACCCGCCTCGCGTTCGTCGCCGGACTGGTGATCTTCACGGGCGCGTCGGTCGCGGCCGGGCTCGCCGACACCCAGGGGCTGCTGATCGGCGCCCGCGCGGTCCAGGGCATCGGCGCGGCGCTGCTCGCCCCGGCCTCACTGGCCCTGCTCCAGGAACTCTTTCCGGACCCGAAGGAGCGGGCCACCGCCATCGGCATCTGGGGCGGGGTGGGCGCGCTCGCCCTCGCCGTCGGACCGTTCACCGGCGGGGTGCTCAGCGAGCACGTCTCGTGGGGCTGGATCTTCCTGATCAACCTGCCGATCGGTGTCGCCACCCTCGCCCTGACCCTGGTCAGCGTGCCCCGCCGGCCGATCCGGGACGGCTGGTCGCTGCGCCGCCTCGACCCGGCCGGGCTCGCCTCCTCCTCGATCGGGCTGTTCGCTCTCACGTACGCCCTCATCGAAGGGGACGCGGAAGGCTGGACGTCGCCGCTCATCCTGGGATCGTTCGCGGTCGCCGCCGTGTCGGCCGTGGTGTTCGTGCTGCTCCAGAACCGCAACGTCGACGCCATGATGGACCTGAAGTTCTTCAGGTCCCGGATGTTCTCCGGCGGTCTCCTGGCGATGGGCCTGTGGGCCTTCGGCGTCTTCGGCATCTACTTCTACATGGCTATCTACCTGCAGAACGTTCTCGGGTTCACGCCGACCGAGGCGGGTGCGGCGTTCATCCCGATGGCCCTCATCACCGCTGTCGGCGCCGTCCTCGCACCCCGTCTGGAGATCCGGTTCGGCGTCGCCCGGGTGACCGCTTTCGGTCTTGCCGTGATGGCCGCGGCGATCGCCGGTATCGCCGGTTACGGCGCGGGGACCACCTACGGCGACCTGCTTCCGTGGTTCCTGCTCTACGGCGTCGGCGGCGGCCTGCTGATCCCGCTCAACACCGTGGTCGTCGACGCGCTGCCGCCGCAGCGGGCGGGTATCGCCTCCGGCATGCTCAACGTCTCCCGAGAGGTGTTCGGCCTGCTCGGCGTCACGGTGCTCGGCGCCATCCTGAGCAACCGCACCGAGGCGGCCGGCGGTGACTTCCTGGCCGGCTACCAGTTCGCCCTGGTGGTGGCCGCGGTGCTGGTGGCGGCCGGGGTGCCGGTCAGCCTCTGGATGCTGCGCCGTCAGGCTGCCGCGACCGAGCGCGAAGAAGAACAGGCGCTGCCGGCTCGCGCGGTCGTCAACTGA
- a CDS encoding magnesium transporter CorA family protein, with product MTTRRYVDEPSGVLWYDLDDPSDEELRTLATRFDLHPLAIEDALQEHERPKLDHYENHLFLNVYAVEFDEQPRKTGISAFITPQALITVHREPFDMQPVLDRWADGERPPGGVDFLVYALLDLVVDTQYRIAQRIDEAMDSVEDRMLGDGPAPRDVRRHGFTLRRHLAALRRAVAPMPEVARSLVDSEQLRPYYRDVEDHARLALDLIEHSRIRITELLDDDLAEQSNELNVVTRKLAAWAAIIAIPTALTGYFGQNLPYPGYEQWSGFVVSTVLIVLSAGGLYLYLKHRRWM from the coding sequence GTGACCACTCGCCGTTACGTCGACGAGCCGAGCGGGGTGCTCTGGTACGACCTCGACGATCCGTCCGACGAGGAGTTGCGCACCCTCGCCACCCGGTTCGACCTGCACCCGCTCGCGATCGAGGACGCCCTGCAGGAGCATGAGCGACCCAAGCTGGACCACTACGAGAACCACCTGTTCCTCAACGTGTACGCCGTCGAGTTCGACGAGCAGCCGCGCAAGACCGGGATCAGCGCGTTCATCACCCCGCAGGCGCTGATCACCGTGCACCGGGAACCGTTCGACATGCAGCCGGTGCTGGACCGGTGGGCCGATGGCGAGCGGCCGCCCGGCGGCGTCGACTTCCTGGTCTACGCGCTGCTCGACCTGGTGGTCGACACTCAGTACCGGATCGCCCAGCGGATCGACGAGGCGATGGACTCCGTCGAGGACCGGATGCTCGGCGACGGCCCGGCGCCCCGCGACGTCCGGCGACACGGCTTCACCCTGCGCAGGCACCTGGCCGCTCTGCGCCGGGCGGTGGCCCCGATGCCCGAGGTGGCCCGCTCCCTGGTCGACAGTGAACAACTCCGGCCCTACTACCGGGACGTCGAGGACCACGCCCGGCTCGCCCTGGACCTGATCGAGCACTCCCGGATCCGGATCACCGAACTGCTCGACGACGACCTGGCCGAGCAGAGCAACGAGCTGAACGTGGTCACCCGCAAACTCGCCGCCTGGGCCGCGATCATCGCCATCCCCACCGCCCTGACCGGCTACTTCGGTCAGAACCTGCCCTACCCCGGGTACGAGCAGTGGTCCGGGTTCGTGGTCAGCACGGTGTTGATCGTGCTCTCGGCAGGCGGGCTGTACCTCTACCTCAAACATCGCCGCTGGATGTGA